The Bosea sp. AS-1 region GCAATATCGCGCGGACTGCCACCAATGTCCGCTCAGGCGCGCGCGGGCCGGTCTCGGGCATGCTGCATTCGGTCTTCCTGCTGCTGTTCATGCTCGTGGCGGCCCCGCTCGCTTCCTATATCCCGCTCGCGGCGCTCGCGGGCGTGCTGGCGGTGGTGGCCTGGAATATGGCCGAGAAGCAGGAATTTGCGACGCTGATCCGCGCCTCGCGGGGCGATGCCGTCGTGCTGCTGGTGACATTCTTGCTGGTGATCTTCGTCGATCTGAGCACGGGCATCGTCGCCGGCTTCGTCGTCAGCGCGTTGCTTTTCCTGCATCGCATGGCGCAGTCGGTCGCCGTGGAGAACGGCATGCCGATGATCGACGAGGACCGGGCCGACACGGCCAACGGCAACGGCCGCAAGCCCTATGATGCCGCGCCGGCGACCGATCCCGATGTCGTGGTGGTGCGGATCTCGGGAGCTTTCTTCTTCGGTGCCTCGGCGGCCGTGGGGGCGGCGCTCGACCGGATCGGGGAGGCGCCCAAGACCTATGTCGTCGATCTTTCGGCTGTCTCCTTGCTCGACTCGACCGGCGCGGCGACGCTCGAAGGTTTTGTGCGCAAGGCCAATCGGCGCGGCGCGGTCGTGCAGATCGCCGGGGCGAGGCGGGCGGTGCGTCGCACGCTTCTCATTCATGGCATCAGGCGGCCGCGGGTACGCTTCGCCTCATCGGTGAGCGAGGCCGTCGCCGCCGGACAAGCAAGAGCGGCGGGTGCCGATCCGGCGGAAGCGTCAGGATCTCAGCCCGGATAGCCGAACCTGGCCTTGGTCGCCCGGATCTGGCCGATCGCGCCGGCTTCGTTGCCGGCCGCGCAGCTCGTGCGGGCGCGAGCGATCTCGCTGCTGACGCGGTCGTGGACGCCTTTCGTCGTGTGGCCGGTGGCGACGTCGTTGTCGATCACCGCCTGGAACCGCTCGATCTCACCGGAGCAGCCCGTGCCGCCCGGCATATGGAAGGTGCTCGGTGTCACGCCTGGAGCTGCCTGCTCCGGTGCTGGAGCCGGGGGCGGGCCGGCGCTCTGGCAGGCGGCGAGGGCGAAGCCCGCGAAGGCGAGGAAAGGAAGCGCGCGCATCGGCTTCTCCGGCACGGTCGGGAGCATGACCATTGCCGATTCTCCGCGGCCGCGCCAGCGATGGGCCGCTCAGCCATCGCGCAGGAAGAAAGTGGCGGCGACCGTCAAGGCGGCGGCGGCGACGGTGGCGAGCCAGATCGCCGACAGGCCGATCAGTCGATGCACGGTCGCGCCGAGGAAGGCGCCCCCCATCAGGCCGAGCCAGAGCAGCAAATGGCGCAGGAAGGCGCGCTTCGGTCCGCCGAGCATGGCGGCGGCGATCCGCTGCCCCATCTTGACCAGCGTGCCGGTCATGTAGGTCAGGCCGATGGTGACCTCGCCGTCGCGCTGGAAGACGGCGTTCTCCGTCCCCATCGCCACTGCGAGAAGCGCGATCGCCATCTGCGTTTCACCGCCGGTTTCCAGCAGTGCGGCAAGCGCGAGCAGCACCGTCACCACGGTCAGCACCGCCGGCGCGCGCTGCCGCCCGGTGGCATGGCCGATGAGGGAGCCGAGCACCACACCGCAGACGAACAGGCCGATGATGCCACCCGCCAGTGCGATCCCGCCGACATGGCCCGTCGCGAGCTCGATGCCGAGCCGGGTCGTATTGCCGGTCATGAAGGAGACGAAGTAGCCGCCGAGCGTAATGAAGCCGAGTGCGTCGACATAGCCGGCAAGCGCGGAAAAACAGGCGGCGAGCGCAATCTCGCGCCTCTGGTAGCGCATCATGACGAAGACAGATTCCCGAATCCGCGATCCGGCGCGGAGCCGGCCGAATCGGCGTTGCCCCATCATAGGTCGCGACAGCATTTCGTCGTGAGCCGGGAAGCGCATGAGACACATGCTTGCGTTCGGGCTGGTCTTTCGGTTACATCCTGTCCTGTCGATTTGAGGAACGCCCGTGGTTTCGACCGCCCGCCATGACCTGACGAAGGACTGCGCCGTTGCGCAGACCGTCGGCGTGTGCGCTCGCGCTCCGTTCTCGCTTCTTGGCCTTCTTCTCCTTAGCTGCCCCTGAGGGCCGGCCGGGCATGCTGCCTGGGCGCTCAGGGGACTGACGAGAACCGCCACAGAAATCCCAGCGCCCGCTCTCCATCGACCACGCGGTGCGCCGACACCGGAAGAAGACCATGAGCAATCCGACCCAGACCGGCTCCGCCAAAGACCGCGTACTGATCTTCGACACGACCTTGCGCGACGGCGAGCAGTGCCCCGGCGCGACCATGACCTTCGAGGAGAAGCTGGAGGTCGCCGAAGCGCTCGACGCGATGGGCGTCGATATCATCGAGGCGGGCTTTCCGATCGCCTCGGAGGGCGATTTCGAAGCCGTCTCCGAGATCGCCCGGCGCCTCAAGCGGGCCACCGTTGCCGGCCTCGCTCGTGCCATCAGTGCCGACATCGCCCGGGCCGGCGAGGCGGTGCGCCATGCGGTGAAGCCGCGCATCCACACCTTCGTCTCCACCTCGCCGATCCATCTGGAGCACCAGATGCGCAAGAGCCAGGACGAGGTGCTGCAGATCATCTCCGCGACGGTGACCCAGGCCCGCAACCTGGTCGATGATATCGAGTGGTCGGCAATGGACGCCACCCGCACGCCGATCGACTATCTTTGCCGCGCGGTCGAGACCGCCATCAAGGCCGGCGCGACCACGATCAACCTGCCCGACACAGTCGGCTACGCCACGCCGGACGAGTATCGCGCGATGTTCAAAGCCGTGCGCGAGCGCGTGCCGAATGCCGATAAGGCGATCTTCTCGGCGCATTGCCATAACGACCTGGGTCTGGCCGTCGCCAATTCGCTGGCGGCGATCGAGGGTGGCGTGCGGCAGGTCGAATGCACGATCAACGGCATCGGCGAGCGCGCCGGCAATGCCGCGCTGGAAGAGGTCGTGATGGCGCTGCGCGTGCGCGGCGACGTGTTGCCCTACGACACCGGCATCGACGCGACGCAATTGATGCGGGTCTCCAAGGCTGTCTCGACAGCCTGCTCCTTCCCGGTGCAGTACAACAAGGCGATCGTCGGCCGGAACGCCTTCGCGCATGAGAGCGGCATCCACCAGGACGGCATGCTGAAGAACAACACCACCTATGAGATCATGACCCCGGCTTCGGTCGGCGTGACCAAGACCTCGCTGGTGATGGGCAAGCACTCCGGCCGCGCCGCCTTCCGCTCCAAGCTGAAGGACATGGGCTACGAGCTGGGCGACAACCAGCTCGAGGATGCCTTCACCCGCTTCAAGGCGCTGGCCGACCGCAAGAAGCATGTCTACGACGAGGACATCGAAGCGCTGGTCGACGAGAACATCGCCACCGCCAACGACCGGATCAAGCTGGAATCGCTGACTGTGATCGCCGGCACGCGCGGGCCGCAGCGCGCCACGATGAAGCTCGACGTCGATGGCCGTCATGTCACCGAGGAAGCCGAGGGCAACGGGCCGATCGACGCCGTCTTCAACGCGATCAAGGCGATCGTGCCGCATGAGGCGGGGCTCGAGCTCTACGATGTCCACGCGGTCACCGAAGGCACGGATGCGCAGGCGGAGGTGACAGTACGCCTCTCGCGCGACGGCTCCTCCGTCACCGGACGTGGCGCCGATCCCGACACGCTGGTCGCTTCGGCCAAGGCCTATCTGGTCGCGCTCAACAAGCTGATCGCGCGCGGCGGGCGTCTGCACGCGCAAGCGGCGGAGTAAGGGAAGGGCGTCGCCCCTTCTATATGGGGGTGACGCCGTCGATTCCGGTGGATGACGCCGCGGCGATCTGGCGCGGCTTCCGATCTTGCCCTCATCTGCTCTTCCGGTGCGGTCGCTCCTCCGGCGACCCTGGGGAGCGATGGCGATGGGCTATTTTCCGAACTGGACCCTGAAGACCTCCGGCGATGTCCTGCCGGACGAGCGGTTGCCCGCGGGGCAGACCGTTATTGCTGGCCTGCAGCATGTCGTCGCCATGTTCGGCTCGACGGTGCTGGCGCCGGTCCTGATGGGCTTCGACCCCAATGTCGCGATCTTCTTCTCGGGCATCGCGACGCTGCTGTTCTTCGTCATCACCCGAGGGCAACTGCCGAGCTATCTCGGCTCCTCCTTCGCCTTCATCGGCGTCGTGATCGCCGCGACCGGCTATGCCGGCTCGGGCCCCAACGCGAACATCGCGGTGGCGTTGGGCGGCATCATCGCCTGCGGCGTGGCCTACGCGCTGATCGGCCTGATCGTGCAGGCGGTCGGCACGCGCTGGATCGAGGCTCTGCTGCCGCCCGTGGTGACGGGTGCCGTCGTCGCGGCGATCGGCCTCAACCTCACCTCGGTCGCGATCAGCATGATTTCGGCCAGCCCCTATACCAAGTGGATCGCGCTGTTCACGGTCGTCGCGGTGGCGCTGGTCGCGGTCTATGGGCGCGGCCTGCCGCAGCGCCTGCCGGTGCTCATTGGTGGGCTCGCGGCCTACATCCTCTACGCACTGACGGCGCCGAGCTTCGGTGCGCCAGCCGTCGATTTTGGCAAGATCGGCGCCGCAGCCTGGTTCGGCCTGCCGCATTTCGTGGCGCCCGTGTTCGAGATGAAGGCGATGACGCTGATCGTGCCGGTCGCGATCATCCTGGTCGCGGAGAATCTCGGGCACATCAAGGGCATCTCGGTGATGACCGGGCGCAATTTCGACCACCTGATCGGCCGTGGCTTCTTCGCCGACGGCCTCGGCACCATCATTGCCGGATCGGGCGGCGGCACGGGCGTCACCACCTATGCGGAGAACATGGGCGTGATGGCGGTGACACGGGTCTATTCGACGCTGGTCTTCGTCGCGGCCGGCATCATCGCCATCCTACTCGGCTTCTCGCCGAAGTTCGGCGCGGTGATCGGGACGATTCCCGTGGCGGTGCTGGGTGGTCTCGCCGTTGTGGTCTTCGGACTCATCGCCGCGACCGCAGGCCGAATCTGGGTGGAGAACAAGGTCGACTTCTCCGAGCCGAAGAATCTCATCACCGTGGCCACGGCGCTGATCCTCGGTGCGGGCGATCTCAAGCTGCCGATCTTCGGTTACGAGCTCGGCGGCATCGGCACCGCGACCTTCGGCGCGATCGCGCTCTATCACCTGCTCAACCGCCGCACGGCGTAACGATTCACAGGCATCGCAGCGCATTCCGGTGAGCGGATTGCGATGCCTGTTTTCTCGTTTTCGCATCGGATTTTCCGAAAAGCGGCAGCCGGTTTTCGGTCCATCGCGAGGGCCCGCCGAAGAAATCCGGCGGGCCTGCAAAATTTCTGTCATGGATGGGTGGACAGGGCCGGGGGGCTTTGCTACACGCCCCCTGCCTGACGCGGCCGACGCCGCTGACCGGCGACGCTTCGTGGCGTATGGGTGATTAGCTCAGTTGGTAGAGCAGCTGACTCTTAATCAGCGGGTCGTAGGTTCGAGCCCTACATCACCCACCACGGTTTCCTCCAGACATCGCTGAACTGACAGGCTGGACCGAGCGGCTGGCTCGTCGAGCGCAGCCGCCCGAATACCGTCACCGCGCCGCGGCAAGGGCCGCGATCATGCCCGACAGCGAGTTGATCAGGATGAACTGATTGTCGACGCGCACCCAGCGCTGACCGGGACCCGGCGCGCGCAGATGATAGCGGTGATAATCGGCGACATAGTTGCGGCGATAATGCGAGGGCAGGGCGTGGCCGCGGACCCAGCGCTGCTTCTTGACGACCACGACCTTCTTCTTGACCACGTGCTTCTGCACGTGGACCGGACCGCGATGCGGCGCATGATAGTTCTGAGCAAAGGAAGTGGCCGGGGCGGCAAGAATTGAAACGCCGATGATCCCGGCTGCGAGAAATTTATTCATGTCGAAACTCCTTTCGTCTTGATGAGTTCATCATGGCGTCTGGAATATAAATCCCAGCTGAACGGTCGAATTAAATCTCTGTAATGTCTTTGTAATTTACCAATCGCGTGCACCGGGTAATCTGTCCGAGCTAATCTTCGTTTCTCGTCTAAGCGGATGGCCTCGGAAGCACCCGGCGTTCTGAAGGAGAGCTGGACCGCGCCGTGCTTTCGGGCTCTTTCTGTCAGGTGAGCCTGATCGAAGCGGAGCTAGGCCTTGGAGATCGAGCTGCTTTTGCGACTGTTCGCCGGCCTCGCCGCCGGAGTGGCCCTCGGCTGGCAGCGAACCCTGCGGCACAAGAGCGCCGGCATCCGCACCTTTGGTCTGGTCGGGCTGGGGACGGCGACGGCGGCCTGCCTGTTCAGCGAGACGCTCCATCCCGATGCGGCGAGCCGCGTCGTCCAGGGCGTATTGACCGGTATAGGCTTCCTGGGGGCAGGCCTGATCGTGCGGCGGAGCGACGACTTCATCCCACATGG contains the following coding sequences:
- a CDS encoding YoaK family protein produces the protein MMRYQRREIALAACFSALAGYVDALGFITLGGYFVSFMTGNTTRLGIELATGHVGGIALAGGIIGLFVCGVVLGSLIGHATGRQRAPAVLTVVTVLLALAALLETGGETQMAIALLAVAMGTENAVFQRDGEVTIGLTYMTGTLVKMGQRIAAAMLGGPKRAFLRHLLLWLGLMGGAFLGATVHRLIGLSAIWLATVAAAALTVAATFFLRDG
- a CDS encoding 2-isopropylmalate synthase yields the protein MSNPTQTGSAKDRVLIFDTTLRDGEQCPGATMTFEEKLEVAEALDAMGVDIIEAGFPIASEGDFEAVSEIARRLKRATVAGLARAISADIARAGEAVRHAVKPRIHTFVSTSPIHLEHQMRKSQDEVLQIISATVTQARNLVDDIEWSAMDATRTPIDYLCRAVETAIKAGATTINLPDTVGYATPDEYRAMFKAVRERVPNADKAIFSAHCHNDLGLAVANSLAAIEGGVRQVECTINGIGERAGNAALEEVVMALRVRGDVLPYDTGIDATQLMRVSKAVSTACSFPVQYNKAIVGRNAFAHESGIHQDGMLKNNTTYEIMTPASVGVTKTSLVMGKHSGRAAFRSKLKDMGYELGDNQLEDAFTRFKALADRKKHVYDEDIEALVDENIATANDRIKLESLTVIAGTRGPQRATMKLDVDGRHVTEEAEGNGPIDAVFNAIKAIVPHEAGLELYDVHAVTEGTDAQAEVTVRLSRDGSSVTGRGADPDTLVASAKAYLVALNKLIARGGRLHAQAAE
- a CDS encoding solute carrier family 23 protein is translated as MAMGYFPNWTLKTSGDVLPDERLPAGQTVIAGLQHVVAMFGSTVLAPVLMGFDPNVAIFFSGIATLLFFVITRGQLPSYLGSSFAFIGVVIAATGYAGSGPNANIAVALGGIIACGVAYALIGLIVQAVGTRWIEALLPPVVTGAVVAAIGLNLTSVAISMISASPYTKWIALFTVVAVALVAVYGRGLPQRLPVLIGGLAAYILYALTAPSFGAPAVDFGKIGAAAWFGLPHFVAPVFEMKAMTLIVPVAIILVAENLGHIKGISVMTGRNFDHLIGRGFFADGLGTIIAGSGGGTGVTTYAENMGVMAVTRVYSTLVFVAAGIIAILLGFSPKFGAVIGTIPVAVLGGLAVVVFGLIAATAGRIWVENKVDFSEPKNLITVATALILGAGDLKLPIFGYELGGIGTATFGAIALYHLLNRRTA
- a CDS encoding RcnB family protein; translation: MNKFLAAGIIGVSILAAPATSFAQNYHAPHRGPVHVQKHVVKKKVVVVKKQRWVRGHALPSHYRRNYVADYHRYHLRAPGPGQRWVRVDNQFILINSLSGMIAALAAAR
- a CDS encoding MgtC/SapB family protein, with protein sequence MEIELLLRLFAGLAAGVALGWQRTLRHKSAGIRTFGLVGLGTATAACLFSETLHPDAASRVVQGVLTGIGFLGAGLIVRRSDDFIPHGLTTAAAVWVTGALGCAAGLGQWAIVAAATLMAFALLTLDHSLERWVQHRHPGDEGSAGEGDVK